The proteins below are encoded in one region of Salmo salar chromosome ssa02, Ssal_v3.1, whole genome shotgun sequence:
- the ceacam1 gene encoding carcinoembryonic antigen-related cell adhesion molecule 1 isoform X8, which translates to MDHPLVWVLILVLLNFTTGVSGQVVVPSMNPLAVGSNVTLNLVPESPINIGTWSYETTAIVLFYPGGSIVSTSYQGRVSFNRSSSELSISSLQLNDSGRYTVQGMEPVLKAVVTLSVQEPISNVTLRANATDLVELNDTSIFTCSVSSGTSLSYRWMNGSSEVAASDRVRLGVGNSTLSIVSVTRYDEGPFRCEVINGISNGTSQPIGLNVRYGPSNLTMMVVPEMTIGHTAYMMGSVITLSCSAQSKPAVSYKWRFNGVFLNDQSPQLSLQNTRENQTGSYACLAHNNVTLRYASMTTMIKIVEPISAVSLNRDGKLPILDQSFTLRCEVTGPVVYIHWLINGQLISLNNRTFFSTDNKTMVINPIQFSDSGEYLCEAFNAVSNLTSMTYKLVVNFGPERPDVTSPAIAMTGHIVTFNCSASSQPPSQFSWFFNGSQVASGSVYETGPLTLASHGEYTCVAFNNVTVRNSTVSKMLTVVEPVTMAMVKVMGAQPITDYLFTLTCETTGTIYSIHWMKNGWPLYADNRTDFSMDNNTLTFNSVEDSDNGDYQCSAYNPLSNMTSPEYRLIVNYGPERPVIMSPDIAMTGHIVTFNCSASSQPPSQFSWFFNGSQVASGSVYETGPLTLASHGEYTCVAFNNVTVRNSTVSKMLTIIAPVTMTMVKVIGSQPILNERFSLTCGTAGTVYSIHWMRNGGPLYADNRTDFSMDNNTLTFNYVQHSDIGDYQCSASNPLSNMTSPNYRLIVNYGPEMPVITGPAFGETGHIVTFNCSASSQPPSQFSWFFNGSQVASGSVYETGPLTLASHGEYTCVAFNNVTVRNSTVSKMLTVVEPVTMAMVKVMGAQPIADYLFTLTCDTAGTIYSIHWMKNGWPLYADNRTDFSMDNNTLTFNSVEDSDNGDYQCSAYNPLSNMTSPEYRLIVNYGPERPVIMSPDIAMTGHIVIFNCSASSQPPSQFSWFFNGSQVASGSVYETGPLTLASHGEYTCVAFNNVTVRNSTVSKMLTVVEPVTMAMVKVMGAQPIADYLFTLTCDTAGTIYSIHWMKNGWPLYADNRTDFSMDNNTLTFNSVEDSDNGDYQCSAYNPLSNMTSPEYRLIVNYGPERPVIMSPDIAMTGHIVIFNCSASSQPPSQFSWFFNGSQVASGSVYETGPLTLASHGEYTCVAFNNVTVRNSTVSKMLTIIAPVTMTMVKVIGAQPILNERFSLTCGTAGTVYSIHWMRNGGPLYADNRTDFSMDNNTLTFNYVQHSDIGDYQCSASNPLSNMTSPNYRLIVNYGPEMPVITGPAFGETGHIVTFNCSASSQPPSQFSWFFNGSQVASGSVYETGPLTLASHGEYTCVAFNNVTVRNSTVSKMLTVVEPVTMAMVKVMGAQPIADYLFTLTCDTAGTIYSIHWMKNGWPLYADNRTDFSMDNNTLTFNSVEDSDNGDYQCSAYNPLSNMTSPEYRLIVNYGPERPVIMSPDIAMTGHIVTFNCSASSQPPSQFSWFFNGSQVASGSVYETGPLTLASHGEYTCVAFNNVTVRNSTVSKMLTIIEAITSVTVKRNRLPIASDNLTLTCDVTGRYDTIYWMKDNLSLVLNNTLNSDITISNNSLHFSPVKVSNDGNYQCVATNLFGPNTSPKYQLLVNYGPKSVNISGPVSVVIGSVITVTLKCSADSRPTSEYGWKFNNQSVLGTGPMMAVIASLENAGDYTCVAKNPVTNISMSNTISLDVTGHSLAPPFQSRGGLMLTALLALSLCL; encoded by the exons ATGGACCATCCTCTGGTGTGGGTTCTCATCCTGGTGCTGCTCAACTTCACGACAG GTGTCTCTGGCCAGGTGGTGGTTCCCTCTATGAACCCCTTAGCTGTGGGCAGTAATGTCACCCTGAACCTAGTTCCCGAAAGCCCCATCAACATAGGGACCTGGTCATACGAAACTACAGCCATCGTACTTTTCTATCCTGGTGGCAGTATTGTGAGTACAAGTTATCAAGGCAGAGTCTCATTCAACCGCTCCTCCTCAGAGCTGTCCATAAGCTCTCTCCAACTCAACGACTCAGGACGATATACCGTGCAGGGAATGGAGCCAGTCCTGAAAGCTGTGGTGACTTTGTCTGTCCAGG AGCCCATTTCAAACGTGACTCTAAGGGCCAACGCCACTGATCTAGTGGAATTAAACGACACTTCCATTTTCACCTGCTCCGTCTCCTCTGGCACCTCCCTCTCCTACCGCTGGATGAATGGCAGCTCAGAGGTTGCAGCCAGTGACAGAGTTCGGCTTGGAGTTGGGAACAGCACTCTCTCCATAGTCAGTGTGACACGATACGATGAAGGGCCATTCAGATGTGAGGTCATCAATGGAATCAGCAATGGCACCAGCCAGCCCATTGGCCTCAATGTTAGAT ATGGCCCAAGTAACCTCACCATGATGGTAGTTCCTGAGATGACCATAGGACATACAGCCTACATGATGGGCTCTGTCATCACTCTGTCCTGCTCCGCTCAGTCCAAACCCGCTGTGTCCTACAAGTGGAGGTTTAATGGGGTGTTCCTCAACGATCAAAGTCCACAGCTGAGCCTGCAGAACACCAGGGAGAACCAGACAGGAAGTTACGCATGCTTAGCCCACAACAATGTCACACTCCGATACGCCTCCATGACCACAATGATAAAGATCGTGG AGCCGATATCAGCGGTGTCGTTGAATCGTGATGGGAAGCTACCGATACTGGATcagtccttcactctgcggtgtgAGGTGACTGGACCTGTAGTCTACATTCATTGGTTGATTAACGGCCAGCTCATCTCCCTAAACAACAGAACATTCTTCTCTACGGACAACAAGACAATGGTTATCAACCCAATCCAGTTTTCTGACAGTGGAGAATATCTCTGTGAGGCCTTTAATGCTGTTAGCAACTTGACCAGCATGACATACAAGCTTGTGGTGAACT TTGGACCAGAGAGACCTGACGTAACTAGTCCAGCTATAGCAATGACAGGACACATCGTGACcttcaactgctctgcctcctctcagcctcccagCCAGTTTAGCTGGTTCTTCAATGGCTCCCAGGTGGCGAGTGGCTCAGTGTATGAGACTGGCCCACTGACCTTAGCCAGTCATGGGGAGTACACCTGTGTGGCCTTCAACAACGTCACTGTCAGAAACAGCACTGTCTCCAAGATGCTCACTGTTGTTG AACCTGTAACCATGGCCATGGTGAAAGTCATGGGTGCCCAGCCAATAACAGACTACCTGTTTACTCTGACCTGTGAGACCACTGGAACCATTTACTCCATTCACTGGATGAAGAACGGCTGGCCTCTGTATGCTGATAACAGAACAGACTTCTCTATGGACAACAATACACTAACCTTCAACTCTGTCGAGGATTCTGACAACGGAGACTATCAGTGTTCTGCCTACAACCCCCTCAGCAACATGACCAGCCCAGAATACAGACTGATCGTCAACT ACGGTCCAGAGAGACCTGTTATCATGAGTCCGGATATAGCGATGACAGGACACATCGTGACcttcaactgctctgcctcctctcagcctcccagCCAGTTCAGCTGGTTCTTCAATGGCTCCCAGGTGGCGAGTGGCTCAGTGTATGAGACTGGCCCACTGACCTTAGCCAGTCATGGGGAGTACACCTGTGTGGCCTTCAACAACGTCACTGTCAGAAACAGCACTGTCTCCAAGATGCTCACCATCATTG CACCTGTGACCATGACCATGGTGAAAGTCATTGGATCCCAGCCAATACTGAACGAGAGATTCTCTCTGACCTGTGGCACCGCTGGAACGGTTTACTCCATACACTGGATGAGGAACGGCGGGCCTCTGTATGCTGACAACAGAACAGACTTCTCTATGGACAACAATACACTGACCTTCAACTATGTCCAGCATTCTGACATCGGAGACTATCAATGTTCTGCTTCCAACCCCCTCAGCAACATGACCAGCCCAAACTACAGACTGATCGTCAACT ATGGACCAGAGATGCCTGTTATAACAGGACCAGCATTTGGAGAAACAGGACACATCGTGACCTTCAACTGCTCTGCGTCCTCTCAGCCTCCCAGCCAGTTCAGCTGGTTCTTCAATGGCTCCCAGGTGGCGAGTGGCTCAGTGTATGAGACTGGCCCACTGACCTTAGCCAGTCATGGGGAGTACACCTGTGTGGCCTTCAACAACGTCACTGTCAGAAACAGCACTGTCTCCAAGATGCTCACTGTTGTTG AACCTGTAACCATGGCCATGGTGAAAGTCATGGGTGCCCAGCCAATAGCAGACTACTTGTTTACTCTGACCTGTGACACCGCTGGAACCATTTACTCCATTCACTGGATGAAGAACGGCTGGCCTCTGTATGCTGATAACAGAACAGACTTCTCTATGGACAACAATACACTAACCTTCAACTCTGTCGAGGATTCTGACAACGGAGACTATCAGTGTTCTGCCTACAACCCCCTCAGCAACATGACCAGCCCAGAATACAGACTGATCGTCAACT ATGGTCCAGAGAGACCTGTTATCATGAGTCCGGATATAGCGATGACAGGACACATTGTGATcttcaactgctctgcctcctctcagcctcccagCCAGTTCAGCTGGTTCTTCAATGGCTCCCAGGTGGCGAGTGGCTCAGTGTATGAGACTGGCCCACTGACCTTAGCCAGTCATGGGGAGTACACCTGTGTGGCCTTCAACAACGTCACTGTCAGAAACAGCACTGTCTCCAAGATGCTCACTGTTGTTG AACCTGTAACCATGGCCATGGTGAAAGTCATGGGTGCCCAGCCAATAGCAGACTACTTGTTTACTCTGACCTGTGACACCGCTGGAACCATTTACTCCATTCACTGGATGAAGAACGGCTGGCCTCTGTATGCTGATAACAGAACAGACTTCTCTATGGACAACAATACACTAACCTTCAACTCTGTCGAGGATTCTGACAACGGAGACTATCAGTGTTCTGCCTACAACCCCCTCAGCAACATGACCAGCCCAGAATACAGACTGATCGTCAACT ATGGTCCAGAGAGACCTGTTATCATGAGTCCGGATATAGCGATGACAGGACACATTGTGATcttcaactgctctgcctcctctcagcctcccagCCAGTTCAGCTGGTTCTTCAATGGCTCCCAGGTGGCGAGTGGCTCAGTGTATGAGACTGGCCCACTGACCTTAGCCAGTCATGGGGAGTACACCTGTGTGGCCTTCAACAACGTCACTGTCAGAAACAGCACTGTCTCCAAGATGCTCACCATCATTG CACCTGTGACCATGACCATGGTGAAAGTCATTGGAGCCCAGCCAATACTGAACGAGAGATTCTCTCTGACCTGTGGCACCGCTGGAACGGTTTACTCCATACACTGGATGAGGAACGGCGGGCCTCTGTATGCTGACAACAGAACAGACTTCTCTATGGACAACAATACACTGACCTTCAACTATGTCCAGCATTCTGACATCGGAGACTATCAATGTTCTGCTTCCAACCCCCTCAGCAACATGACCAGCCCAAACTACAGACTGATCGTCAACT ATGGACCAGAGATGCCTGTTATAACAGGACCAGCATTTGGAGAAACAGGACACATCGTGACCTTCAACTGCTCTGCGTCCTCTCAGCCTCCCAGCCAGTTCAGCTGGTTCTTCAATGGCTCCCAGGTGGCGAGTGGCTCAGTGTATGAGACTGGCCCACTGACCTTAGCCAGTCATGGGGAGTACACCTGTGTGGCCTTCAACAACGTCACTGTCAGAAACAGCACTGTCTCCAAGATGCTCACGGTTGTTG AACCTGTAACCATGGCCATGGTGAAAGTCATGGGTGCCCAGCCAATAGCAGACTACTTGTTTACTCTGACCTGTGACACCGCTGGAACCATTTACTCCATTCACTGGATGAAGAACGGCTGGCCTCTGTATGCTGATAACAGAACAGACTTCTCTATGGACAACAATACACTAACCTTCAACTCTGTCGAGGATTCTGACAACGGAGACTATCAGTGTTCTGCCTACAACCCCCTCAGCAACATGACCAGCCCAGAATACAGACTGATCGTCAACT ATGGTCCAGAGAGACCTGTTATCATGAGTCCGGATATAGCGATGACAGGACAC ATCGTGACcttcaactgctctgcctcctctcagcctcccagCCAGTTCAGCTGGTTCTTCAATGGCTCCCAGGTGGCGAGTGGCTCAGTGTATGAGACTGGCCCACTGACCTTAGCCAGTCATGGGGAGTACACCTGTGTGGCCTTCAACAACGTCACTGTCAGAAACAGCACTGTCTCCAAGATGCTCACCATCATTG AGGCTATAACGTCGGTGACGGTGAAACGAAACAGATTACCAATAGCATCTGACAACCTAACCCTGACCTGTGATGTCACCGGGCGCTATGACACCATCTACTGGATGAAGGACAACCTGTCTCTGGTCCTGAACAACACCTTGAACTCTGACATAACCATCTCTAACAACTCTCTGCACTTCAGTCCAGTCAAGGTGTCTAACGATGGAAACTATCAGTGTGTTGCCACCAACCTCTTTGGTCCAAACACCAGCCCTAAATACCAGCTACTGGTGAACT ATGGCCCTAAGAGTGTGAATATCTCTGGCCCAGTCTCAGTGGTGATTGGCTCAGTAATCACAGTTACACTGAAGTGCTCTGCCGACTCCCGGCCAACCAGCGAGTATGGGTGGAAATTCAACAACCAATCAGTTCTTGGGACTGGTCCTATGATGGCTGTTATCGCCTCATTGGAGAATGCAGGGGACTACACTTGTGTGGCCAAGAACCCTGTGACCAACATCTCAATGTCCAATACCATTAGTCTGGATGTCACTG gcCATTCACTTGCCCCTCCATTCCAGTCCAGAGGTGGTCTGATGCTGACAGCcctgctagctctctctctctgcctttga
- the ceacam1 gene encoding carcinoembryonic antigen-related cell adhesion molecule 1 isoform X6: MDHPLVWVLILVLLNFTTGVSGQVVVPSMNPLAVGSNVTLNLVPESPINIGTWSYETTAIVLFYPGGSIVSTSYQGRVSFNRSSSELSISSLQLNDSGRYTVQGMEPVLKAVVTLSVQEPISNVTLRANATDLVELNDTSIFTCSVSSGTSLSYRWMNGSSEVAASDRVRLGVGNSTLSIVSVTRYDEGPFRCEVINGISNGTSQPIGLNVRYGPSNLTMMVVPEMTIGHTAYMMGSVITLSCSAQSKPAVSYKWRFNGVFLNDQSPQLSLQNTRENQTGSYACLAHNNVTLRYASMTTMIKIVEPISAVSLNRDGKLPILDQSFTLRCEVTGPVVYIHWLINGQLISLNNRTFFSTDNKTMVINPIQFSDSGEYLCEAFNAVSNLTSMTYKLVVNFGPERPDVTSPAIAMTGHIVTFNCSASSQPPSQFSWFFNGSQVASGSVYETGPLTLASHGEYTCVAFNNVTVRNSTVSKMLTVVEPVTMAMVKVMGAQPITDYLFTLTCETTGTIYSIHWMKNGWPLYADNRTDFSMDNNTLTFNSVEDSDNGDYQCSAYNPLSNMTSPEYRLIVNYGPERPVIMSPDIAMTGHIVTFNCSASSQPPSQFSWFFNGSQVASGSVYETGPLTLASHGEYTCVAFNNVTVRNSTVSKMLTIIAPVTMTMVKVIGSQPILNERFSLTCGTAGTVYSIHWMRNGGPLYADNRTDFSMDNNTLTFNYVQHSDIGDYQCSASNPLSNMTSPNYRLIVNYGPERPVIMSPDIAMTGHIVIFNCSASSQPPSQFSWFFNGSQVASGSVYETGPLTLASHGEYTCVAFNNVTVRNSTVSKMLTVVEPVTMAMVKVMGAQPIADYLFTLTCDTAGTIYSIHWMKNGWPLYADNRTDFSMDNNTLTFNSVEDSDNGDYQCSAYNPLSNMTSPEYRLIVNYGPERPVIMSPDIAMTGHIVIFNCSASSQPPSQFSWFFNGSQVASGSVYETGPLTLASHGEYTCVAFNNVTVRNSTVSKMLTIIAPVTMTMVKVIGAQPILNERFSLTCGTAGTVYSIHWMRNGGPLYADNRTDFSMDNNTLTFNYVQHSDIGDYQCSASNPLSNMTSPNYRLIVNYGPEMPVITGPAFGETGHIVTFNCSASSQPPSQFSWFFNGSQVASGSVYETGPLTLASHGEYTCVAFNNVTVRNSTVSKMLTVVEPVTMAMVKVMGAQPIADYLFTLTCDTAGTIYSIHWMKNGWPLYADNRTDFSMDNNTLTFNSVEDSDNGDYQCSAYNPLSNMTSPEYRLIVNYGPERPVIMSPDIAMTGHIVIFNCSASSQPPSQFSWFFNGSQVASGSVYETGPLTLASHGEYTCVAFNNITVRNSTVSKMLTIIAPVTMTMVKVIGSQPILNERFSLTCGTAGTVYSIHWMRNGGPLYADNRTDFSMDNNTLTFNYVQHSDIGDYQCSASNPLSNMTSPNYRLIVNYGPEMPVITGPAFGETGHIVTFNCSASSQPPSQFSWFFNGSQVASGSVYETGPLTLASHGEYTCVAFNNVTVRNSTVSKMLTIIEAITSVTVKRNRLPIASDNLTLTCDVTGRYDTIYWMKDNLSLVLNNTLNSDITISNNSLHFSPVKVSNDGNYQCVATNLFGPNTSPKYQLLVNYGPKSVNISGPVSVVIGSVITVTLKCSADSRPTSEYGWKFNNQSVLGTGPMMAVIASLENAGDYTCVAKNPVTNISMSNTISLDVTGHSLAPPFQSRGGLMLTALLALSLCL, translated from the exons ATGGACCATCCTCTGGTGTGGGTTCTCATCCTGGTGCTGCTCAACTTCACGACAG GTGTCTCTGGCCAGGTGGTGGTTCCCTCTATGAACCCCTTAGCTGTGGGCAGTAATGTCACCCTGAACCTAGTTCCCGAAAGCCCCATCAACATAGGGACCTGGTCATACGAAACTACAGCCATCGTACTTTTCTATCCTGGTGGCAGTATTGTGAGTACAAGTTATCAAGGCAGAGTCTCATTCAACCGCTCCTCCTCAGAGCTGTCCATAAGCTCTCTCCAACTCAACGACTCAGGACGATATACCGTGCAGGGAATGGAGCCAGTCCTGAAAGCTGTGGTGACTTTGTCTGTCCAGG AGCCCATTTCAAACGTGACTCTAAGGGCCAACGCCACTGATCTAGTGGAATTAAACGACACTTCCATTTTCACCTGCTCCGTCTCCTCTGGCACCTCCCTCTCCTACCGCTGGATGAATGGCAGCTCAGAGGTTGCAGCCAGTGACAGAGTTCGGCTTGGAGTTGGGAACAGCACTCTCTCCATAGTCAGTGTGACACGATACGATGAAGGGCCATTCAGATGTGAGGTCATCAATGGAATCAGCAATGGCACCAGCCAGCCCATTGGCCTCAATGTTAGAT ATGGCCCAAGTAACCTCACCATGATGGTAGTTCCTGAGATGACCATAGGACATACAGCCTACATGATGGGCTCTGTCATCACTCTGTCCTGCTCCGCTCAGTCCAAACCCGCTGTGTCCTACAAGTGGAGGTTTAATGGGGTGTTCCTCAACGATCAAAGTCCACAGCTGAGCCTGCAGAACACCAGGGAGAACCAGACAGGAAGTTACGCATGCTTAGCCCACAACAATGTCACACTCCGATACGCCTCCATGACCACAATGATAAAGATCGTGG AGCCGATATCAGCGGTGTCGTTGAATCGTGATGGGAAGCTACCGATACTGGATcagtccttcactctgcggtgtgAGGTGACTGGACCTGTAGTCTACATTCATTGGTTGATTAACGGCCAGCTCATCTCCCTAAACAACAGAACATTCTTCTCTACGGACAACAAGACAATGGTTATCAACCCAATCCAGTTTTCTGACAGTGGAGAATATCTCTGTGAGGCCTTTAATGCTGTTAGCAACTTGACCAGCATGACATACAAGCTTGTGGTGAACT TTGGACCAGAGAGACCTGACGTAACTAGTCCAGCTATAGCAATGACAGGACACATCGTGACcttcaactgctctgcctcctctcagcctcccagCCAGTTTAGCTGGTTCTTCAATGGCTCCCAGGTGGCGAGTGGCTCAGTGTATGAGACTGGCCCACTGACCTTAGCCAGTCATGGGGAGTACACCTGTGTGGCCTTCAACAACGTCACTGTCAGAAACAGCACTGTCTCCAAGATGCTCACTGTTGTTG AACCTGTAACCATGGCCATGGTGAAAGTCATGGGTGCCCAGCCAATAACAGACTACCTGTTTACTCTGACCTGTGAGACCACTGGAACCATTTACTCCATTCACTGGATGAAGAACGGCTGGCCTCTGTATGCTGATAACAGAACAGACTTCTCTATGGACAACAATACACTAACCTTCAACTCTGTCGAGGATTCTGACAACGGAGACTATCAGTGTTCTGCCTACAACCCCCTCAGCAACATGACCAGCCCAGAATACAGACTGATCGTCAACT ACGGTCCAGAGAGACCTGTTATCATGAGTCCGGATATAGCGATGACAGGACACATCGTGACcttcaactgctctgcctcctctcagcctcccagCCAGTTCAGCTGGTTCTTCAATGGCTCCCAGGTGGCGAGTGGCTCAGTGTATGAGACTGGCCCACTGACCTTAGCCAGTCATGGGGAGTACACCTGTGTGGCCTTCAACAACGTCACTGTCAGAAACAGCACTGTCTCCAAGATGCTCACCATCATTG CACCTGTGACCATGACCATGGTGAAAGTCATTGGATCCCAGCCAATACTGAACGAGAGATTCTCTCTGACCTGTGGCACCGCTGGAACGGTTTACTCCATACACTGGATGAGGAACGGCGGGCCTCTGTATGCTGACAACAGAACAGACTTCTCTATGGACAACAATACACTGACCTTCAACTATGTCCAGCATTCTGACATCGGAGACTATCAATGTTCTGCTTCCAACCCCCTCAGCAACATGACCAGCCCAAACTACAGACTGATCGTCAACT ATGGTCCAGAGAGACCTGTTATCATGAGTCCGGATATAGCGATGACAGGACACATTGTGATcttcaactgctctgcctcctctcagcctcccagCCAGTTCAGCTGGTTCTTCAATGGCTCCCAGGTGGCGAGTGGCTCAGTGTATGAGACTGGCCCACTGACCTTAGCCAGTCATGGGGAGTACACCTGTGTGGCCTTCAACAACGTCACTGTCAGAAACAGCACTGTCTCCAAGATGCTCACTGTTGTTG AACCTGTAACCATGGCCATGGTGAAAGTCATGGGTGCCCAGCCAATAGCAGACTACTTGTTTACTCTGACCTGTGACACCGCTGGAACCATTTACTCCATTCACTGGATGAAGAACGGCTGGCCTCTGTATGCTGATAACAGAACAGACTTCTCTATGGACAACAATACACTAACCTTCAACTCTGTCGAGGATTCTGACAACGGAGACTATCAGTGTTCTGCCTACAACCCCCTCAGCAACATGACCAGCCCAGAATACAGACTGATCGTCAACT ATGGTCCAGAGAGACCTGTTATCATGAGTCCGGATATAGCGATGACAGGACACATTGTGATcttcaactgctctgcctcctctcagcctcccagCCAGTTCAGCTGGTTCTTCAATGGCTCCCAGGTGGCGAGTGGCTCAGTGTATGAGACTGGCCCACTGACCTTAGCCAGTCATGGGGAGTACACCTGTGTGGCCTTCAACAACGTCACTGTCAGAAACAGCACTGTCTCCAAGATGCTCACCATCATTG CACCTGTGACCATGACCATGGTGAAAGTCATTGGAGCCCAGCCAATACTGAACGAGAGATTCTCTCTGACCTGTGGCACCGCTGGAACGGTTTACTCCATACACTGGATGAGGAACGGCGGGCCTCTGTATGCTGACAACAGAACAGACTTCTCTATGGACAACAATACACTGACCTTCAACTATGTCCAGCATTCTGACATCGGAGACTATCAATGTTCTGCTTCCAACCCCCTCAGCAACATGACCAGCCCAAACTACAGACTGATCGTCAACT ATGGACCAGAGATGCCTGTTATAACAGGACCAGCATTTGGAGAAACAGGACACATCGTGACCTTCAACTGCTCTGCGTCCTCTCAGCCTCCCAGCCAGTTCAGCTGGTTCTTCAATGGCTCCCAGGTGGCGAGTGGCTCAGTGTATGAGACTGGCCCACTGACCTTAGCCAGTCATGGGGAGTACACCTGTGTGGCCTTCAACAACGTCACTGTCAGAAACAGCACTGTCTCCAAGATGCTCACGGTTGTTG AACCTGTAACCATGGCCATGGTGAAAGTCATGGGTGCCCAGCCAATAGCAGACTACTTGTTTACTCTGACCTGTGACACCGCTGGAACCATTTACTCCATTCACTGGATGAAGAACGGCTGGCCTCTGTATGCTGATAACAGAACAGACTTCTCTATGGACAACAATACACTAACCTTCAACTCTGTCGAGGATTCTGACAACGGAGACTATCAGTGTTCTGCCTACAACCCCCTCAGCAACATGACCAGCCCAGAATACAGACTGATCGTCAACT ATGGTCCAGAGAGACCTGTTATCATGAGTCCGGATATAGCGATGACAGGACACATTGTGATcttcaactgctctgcctcctctcagcctcccagCCAGTTCAGCTGGTTCTTCAATGGCTCCCAGGTGGCGAGTGGCTCAGTGTATGAGACTGGCCCACTGACCTTAGCCAGTCATGGGGAGTACACCTGTGTGGCCTTCAACAACATCACTGTCAGAAACAGCACTGTCTCCAAGATGCTCACCATCATTG CACCTGTGACCATGACCATGGTTAAAGTCATTGGATCCCAGCCAATACTGAACGAGAGATTCTCTCTGACCTGTGGCACCGCTGGAACGGTTTACTCCATACACTGGATGAGGAACGGCGGGCCTCTGTATGCTGACAACAGAACAGACTTCTCTATGGACAACAATACACTGACCTTCAACTATGTCCAGCATTCTGACATCGGAGACTATCAATGTTCTGCTTCCAACCCCCTCAGCAACATGACCAGCCCAAACTACAGACTGATCGTCAACT ATGGACCCGAGATGCCTGTTATAACAGGACCAGCATTTGGAGAAACAGGACACATCGTGACcttcaactgctctgcctcctctcagcctcccagCCAGTTCAGCTGGTTCTTCAATGGCTCCCAGGTGGCGAGTGGCTCAGTGTATGAGACTGGCCCACTGACCTTAGCCAGTCATGGGGAGTACACCTGTGTGGCCTTCAACAACGTCACTGTCAGAAACAGCACTGTCTCCAAGATGCTCACCATCATTG AGGCTATAACGTCGGTGACGGTGAAACGAAACAGATTACCAATAGCATCTGACAACCTAACCCTGACCTGTGATGTCACCGGGCGCTATGACACCATCTACTGGATGAAGGACAACCTGTCTCTGGTCCTGAACAACACCTTGAACTCTGACATAACCATCTCTAACAACTCTCTGCACTTCAGTCCAGTCAAGGTGTCTAACGATGGAAACTATCAGTGTGTTGCCACCAACCTCTTTGGTCCAAACACCAGCCCTAAATACCAGCTACTGGTGAACT ATGGCCCTAAGAGTGTGAATATCTCTGGCCCAGTCTCAGTGGTGATTGGCTCAGTAATCACAGTTACACTGAAGTGCTCTGCCGACTCCCGGCCAACCAGCGAGTATGGGTGGAAATTCAACAACCAATCAGTTCTTGGGACTGGTCCTATGATGGCTGTTATCGCCTCATTGGAGAATGCAGGGGACTACACTTGTGTGGCCAAGAACCCTGTGACCAACATCTCAATGTCCAATACCATTAGTCTGGATGTCACTG gcCATTCACTTGCCCCTCCATTCCAGTCCAGAGGTGGTCTGATGCTGACAGCcctgctagctctctctctctgcctttga